In the genome of Phycisphaerae bacterium RAS1, one region contains:
- a CDS encoding FG-GAP repeat protein, with product MHLRMLRCAAHVAAVLVIAVLPPPAAAQPGPESRPAAEVRFVDASAAVFADPKDRNYRLAAVVDADADGRYTLLAAGDVEGRAGEFTTRLATMRMAEDGRFRLAPLSLTPKVARFWSCVAGDDVLLCGDLGVCLLKRRGPDSLVEATESAGLGNVRARRAAWVDFDGDGLLDLWLATQQGASLRRAVADGGYEMATEAAGIGSTGDTFDVLATDLDGDGFVDLFASRGHAPVAVHQGRAGGTFSALSAALPAWPQSAWMVAADFENDGRPNVVLVHQDHFMQFNGRYVDPARRDLGGFGPPAVTPLDADNDGWADLLVTLLTDRGQNPLGARLLRNEHGAGFSDVSAAVGFSADTLPDGRALAVFDADNDGDSDVLAFDGVRLVYLRNDGGERNGQLKLRVNRAGGRAALGARVELYDGNLAACNLVNSPVTEIGLGGRKTLAKLRVVWPDGTAEERENVAARPGLMTIERRR from the coding sequence ATGCACCTGCGCATGCTTCGCTGCGCCGCGCATGTCGCGGCGGTTCTGGTCATCGCCGTGCTGCCGCCGCCCGCCGCTGCGCAGCCCGGGCCGGAGTCCCGTCCGGCAGCGGAAGTGCGGTTCGTCGACGCCAGCGCGGCCGTCTTCGCCGATCCAAAGGACCGAAACTACCGGCTGGCGGCGGTAGTCGACGCGGACGCCGACGGTCGCTACACGCTTCTGGCAGCCGGCGATGTCGAAGGCCGGGCCGGGGAATTCACGACCAGGCTGGCGACGATGCGGATGGCGGAAGACGGGCGTTTTCGCCTGGCGCCGCTTTCGTTGACGCCGAAGGTGGCGCGTTTTTGGTCCTGCGTCGCGGGCGATGATGTGCTGCTCTGCGGCGATCTGGGGGTCTGCCTGCTGAAGCGCCGCGGTCCCGATTCACTCGTGGAGGCGACGGAATCAGCCGGGCTTGGGAACGTCCGGGCGCGACGGGCGGCGTGGGTCGACTTCGACGGCGACGGCTTGCTGGACTTGTGGCTGGCGACGCAGCAAGGGGCGAGCCTGCGGCGGGCCGTGGCCGATGGAGGCTACGAAATGGCGACCGAAGCCGCCGGCATCGGCAGCACAGGCGACACGTTCGACGTGCTGGCGACAGATCTGGACGGTGACGGGTTTGTTGACCTGTTCGCGTCGCGCGGGCACGCGCCGGTGGCCGTGCACCAGGGGCGGGCGGGCGGAACGTTCTCGGCATTATCCGCGGCGCTGCCGGCGTGGCCGCAATCGGCGTGGATGGTCGCGGCCGACTTTGAGAACGACGGCCGGCCAAACGTGGTCCTGGTCCATCAGGACCACTTCATGCAGTTCAACGGGCGGTATGTTGATCCGGCGCGGCGTGACCTGGGCGGATTCGGCCCGCCGGCCGTCACTCCGCTCGATGCTGACAACGACGGCTGGGCGGACCTGCTTGTTACGCTGCTGACGGATCGCGGGCAGAATCCGCTCGGGGCGCGGCTCTTGCGAAATGAACACGGCGCCGGGTTCAGCGACGTTTCGGCGGCCGTTGGTTTCTCGGCGGATACACTCCCGGACGGGCGGGCGCTGGCGGTTTTCGACGCGGACAACGACGGCGACAGCGACGTACTGGCGTTTGACGGCGTTCGGCTCGTGTACTTGCGGAATGACGGCGGAGAGCGGAACGGACAACTCAAGCTGCGCGTGAACCGGGCCGGCGGTCGCGCGGCGCTGGGGGCGCGGGTGGAGCTCTACGACGGGAACCTCGCGGCGTGCAATCTGGTCAACAGCCCGGTGACGGAGATTGGCTTAGGAGGGCGGAAGACGCTCGCGAAGCTGCGCGTGGTCTGGCCAGACGGCACGGCAGAAGAGCGCGAAAATGTCGCCGCTCGACCGGGGCTGATGACGATCGAGCGTCGCCGGTAG
- the macA_2 gene encoding Macrolide export protein MacA: protein MRNLVVVLILAALGAGGWYGYQQWQRPDSEAKYKTAEVRRGKLVQTVTATGAIEPLVKVLVGSEVSGTVRRWFADFNQQVEEGFVLAELDQTRFRAAIEQRTAAVAVARARAEESAAMLATATLERQRIEVAFDKQVASNFELESAKASEQAAAASLHAAEAQVLSAEAELRQSKTDLDKTIIRAPIDGVVISRDIDAGQTVAATMSAPTLFTIANDLKKMQVNAAVSETDVGKIREGTAAEFRVDAYPDRRFRGKVTQVRFKETVVDNVVTYTTLIDVDNSELLLRPGMTATVMFEVARVDDALQVPNAALRFNPSVNNNDLNWNRPGRGQKLQPRVFKLAADNQLTEVPVELGLNDGSFTQITSDKLQPGDHIVVELEAGRGGGAPRFSGPPRMPRM, encoded by the coding sequence ATGCGTAATCTGGTCGTCGTGTTGATTCTGGCCGCACTCGGGGCCGGCGGCTGGTATGGCTACCAGCAGTGGCAGCGGCCGGACTCCGAGGCGAAATACAAAACCGCCGAGGTCCGGCGCGGCAAGCTGGTGCAGACCGTGACCGCGACCGGCGCGATCGAGCCGCTGGTCAAAGTGCTGGTCGGGTCCGAAGTCAGCGGGACCGTCCGTCGCTGGTTCGCCGATTTCAACCAGCAGGTCGAAGAGGGGTTCGTGCTGGCGGAACTGGATCAGACGCGCTTCCGCGCGGCGATTGAGCAACGCACTGCCGCCGTGGCGGTCGCCCGGGCGCGGGCCGAGGAATCCGCGGCCATGCTCGCAACCGCGACGCTCGAGCGCCAGCGGATCGAAGTGGCGTTTGACAAGCAGGTCGCGTCAAATTTCGAGCTCGAATCCGCGAAGGCCTCGGAACAGGCCGCCGCCGCGTCGCTGCATGCGGCCGAAGCGCAGGTTCTGTCGGCCGAAGCGGAACTGCGGCAATCCAAGACCGACCTGGACAAGACGATCATCCGCGCTCCGATCGACGGCGTGGTCATCTCGCGCGACATCGACGCGGGCCAGACCGTCGCCGCGACCATGTCGGCTCCCACGCTCTTCACCATCGCCAACGATCTGAAGAAGATGCAGGTGAACGCGGCCGTCAGCGAGACGGACGTGGGCAAGATTCGCGAGGGGACGGCGGCCGAGTTTCGCGTCGACGCCTATCCCGACCGGCGCTTCCGCGGAAAAGTGACGCAGGTGCGCTTCAAGGAAACGGTGGTCGACAACGTGGTCACCTACACGACGCTGATCGACGTGGATAATTCGGAGCTGCTGCTGCGCCCGGGAATGACGGCCACGGTCATGTTCGAAGTCGCGCGCGTCGACGACGCCCTCCAGGTGCCAAATGCGGCGCTGCGCTTCAATCCGTCCGTCAATAACAACGACCTGAACTGGAACCGGCCCGGGCGCGGCCAGAAGCTCCAGCCGCGCGTCTTCAAACTGGCCGCCGACAACCAGCTCACGGAGGTGCCCGTCGAACTGGGGCTCAACGACGGCTCCTTCACGCAAATCACGAGCGACAAGCTCCAGCCGGGCGACCACATCGTGGTCGAGCTCGAGGCCGGCCGCGGCGGCGGCGCGCCGCGTTTCTCGGGTCCGCCGCGCATGCCGAGAATGTGA
- the mutX gene encoding 8-oxo-dGTP diphosphatase, with protein MPAIVCQVVACYPFRERGGRVEFLILQRRPGAYLAGVWQGVQGKIEAGETAWQAALREMLEESGLRPRHLWQLQFVDTYYVAPKDAVHLTPCFAAQVRAEAEVRLSQEHTAYRWESSEEVQGALLWPGQRSAVREILAEITRPGAAEPFLRIELGPEWIDPADE; from the coding sequence ATGCCTGCAATCGTCTGCCAAGTGGTGGCGTGTTATCCGTTTCGCGAGCGTGGCGGGCGAGTTGAGTTCCTGATTCTGCAACGCCGACCCGGCGCGTATCTTGCGGGCGTCTGGCAGGGCGTGCAGGGGAAGATTGAGGCGGGAGAGACGGCCTGGCAGGCGGCGTTGCGGGAAATGTTGGAAGAGAGCGGTTTACGTCCGCGGCACTTGTGGCAATTGCAGTTTGTTGATACCTATTACGTCGCACCTAAGGACGCGGTCCATCTCACGCCTTGCTTTGCAGCGCAGGTGCGGGCCGAGGCCGAAGTGAGACTCTCCCAGGAACACACGGCGTATCGCTGGGAGTCGAGCGAAGAAGTCCAAGGCGCCTTGCTGTGGCCCGGGCAGCGAAGCGCGGTCCGCGAAATACTCGCGGAAATAACAAGGCCGGGAGCAGCAGAGCCTTTTCTGCGAATCGAGCTGGGACCGGAGTGGATCGACCCCGCCGACGAATGA
- the macB_11 gene encoding Macrolide export ATP-binding/permease protein MacB encodes MDAALIDVRDAHKSYRVGEVVVPAVRGVSMRIDRGEFLAITGASGSGKSTFMHVLGCLDHMDSGSYEFEGRRIEKLSRFQLAALRNHRIGFVFQAFNLLARTNIADNVALPLMYQGVRRGERRRRAAEMLERVGLGQRLWHRSNQLSGGQQQRVAIARALVTHPPLVLADEPTGNLDSKTSHEIMELFATLNRDDGISILVVTHEMDIAAFARRHVQFKDGIVIRDEPTARAGAA; translated from the coding sequence ATGGACGCGGCGCTGATCGATGTCCGCGACGCGCACAAGTCCTACCGCGTCGGCGAGGTGGTTGTGCCCGCCGTGCGCGGCGTCTCGATGCGCATCGATCGTGGCGAGTTTCTCGCCATCACCGGCGCCAGCGGCTCGGGTAAATCGACCTTCATGCATGTGCTCGGCTGCCTGGACCACATGGACAGCGGCAGCTACGAATTCGAGGGGCGACGCATCGAGAAACTGTCGCGATTTCAGCTCGCGGCGCTGCGCAACCACCGCATCGGCTTCGTCTTTCAAGCCTTCAATCTGCTGGCGCGGACCAACATCGCCGACAACGTCGCCCTGCCGCTGATGTACCAGGGCGTGCGGCGCGGCGAGCGGCGACGGCGCGCGGCGGAAATGCTCGAACGCGTCGGCCTCGGCCAGCGCCTGTGGCATCGCTCCAATCAGCTCTCCGGCGGCCAGCAGCAGCGGGTCGCGATCGCGCGAGCGCTGGTGACGCACCCGCCGCTGGTGCTGGCGGATGAGCCGACGGGCAACCTCGACAGCAAGACCAGCCACGAGATCATGGAGTTGTTCGCCACGCTGAATCGCGACGACGGCATCAGCATCCTCGTCGTCACGCACGAGATGGACATCGCCGCCTTCGCACGGCGGCACGTGCAATTCAAGGACGGGATCGTCATCCGCGATGAGCCCACGGCCCGCGCCGGCGCGGCGTGA
- the yhaM gene encoding 3'-5' exoribonuclease YhaM, with amino-acid sequence MTPAAAHRDIRELKAGDRLEDEIYRVAQKDLRTTNNGSLYIHVVMADATGQLLGRMWNASQEIYDAMPEGGLLHFRGRVENYKGARQFIVDGLRAVEPGEVQAADFLPATREDVEAMWARVKEILRTVQHRDLLALLARFVNDTDFARAFQTSPAAVSMHHARVGGLLEHTRNLLELALVVTPRYPGVSRDLVLAGIFLHDAGKVRELAYETNFSYTDEGQLIGHISIALLWIREKAAEVEKESGRPFPREVEMALGHIILAHHGKYEFGSPRLPATAEAIMVHYLDNLDAKLSMIFEAIEGDNDPKTRWTDYVKALETRVFKVDVMGVRSPPGDASRP; translated from the coding sequence ATGACGCCTGCGGCGGCCCATCGCGACATCCGTGAGCTGAAGGCCGGCGACCGGCTCGAGGATGAGATCTACCGGGTTGCGCAGAAAGACCTGCGGACGACGAACAACGGCAGTCTGTACATTCACGTCGTGATGGCGGACGCGACCGGGCAGCTTCTGGGCCGGATGTGGAACGCGTCGCAGGAAATCTATGATGCGATGCCGGAAGGCGGGCTGCTGCATTTCCGCGGCCGCGTGGAGAACTACAAGGGGGCGCGGCAGTTCATCGTCGACGGGCTGCGGGCGGTTGAGCCGGGGGAGGTGCAGGCGGCCGACTTTCTGCCGGCGACGCGCGAAGACGTCGAGGCGATGTGGGCGCGCGTGAAGGAAATCCTGCGGACGGTTCAGCATCGCGATCTGCTGGCGCTGCTGGCGCGATTCGTCAACGACACGGACTTCGCGCGCGCCTTTCAGACGTCGCCCGCGGCGGTGAGCATGCACCACGCGCGCGTCGGCGGGCTGCTGGAGCACACGCGGAATCTGCTGGAGCTGGCGCTGGTCGTGACGCCGCGCTACCCGGGCGTGAGCCGCGACCTGGTGCTGGCGGGGATCTTTCTGCACGACGCCGGTAAGGTGCGCGAGCTGGCGTACGAGACGAACTTCAGCTACACGGACGAGGGGCAGCTCATCGGGCACATTTCGATCGCGCTTCTGTGGATTCGGGAGAAGGCGGCGGAGGTGGAGAAGGAGTCCGGGCGGCCGTTTCCGCGCGAGGTGGAGATGGCGCTGGGGCACATCATCCTGGCTCATCACGGCAAGTACGAGTTTGGCAGCCCGCGTCTGCCGGCGACGGCCGAGGCGATCATGGTGCACTACCTCGACAACCTCGACGCCAAGCTGAGCATGATCTTCGAGGCGATCGAGGGCGATAACGACCCGAAAACGCGCTGGACGGACTACGTCAAGGCGCTCGAGACGCGCGTGTTCAAGGTCGACGTGATGGGTGTGCGTTCGCCGCCCGGCGACGCGAGCCGGCCCTGA
- a CDS encoding putative transposase DNA-binding domain protein yields the protein MSESRYRESRTLVRRICRLPGEDRAEFKGKVRRLRAHFQRFNADAAELCQWIFGLRKSGGGNGRPDQFGALGDFVLTPAVEGVQADEVERDRWRLAVFDGAAGIQSLATLGEHPAPRPLREAVAQEVARAASPTAEKLFGRMRQMEAGQRLVLLKAAAEWVVARYLRAAENWQRQREEWAKEKTAWEAQEPHAALTAAVRDRFTAVFKALVWDESKKPGVRSKRPRICPWSRLRENVDNCIWAGEKGHGPLCWAYEGFKAKRKEMSGNFNETRFAADAAAYVELRAGGLPASRALERVFRGGHEQRRFQNNWTAYLQQMGLNETRIIAQKRLPHCLSVGKLFRQSECLFNPHTALCERYKRALQQFDDETLKLEPLYRAWRKDYLAGPKKPSFRYPSSRELPIPKIFGAGFHEIDLERSVLRLRLDGMASGEWLEFGVVPWPRGYDPAREEAKSRITSVHVHFIGSRARAGFRLDAPHAASRLACTQDELDRLRSCAFPRRSQDQQFVDAAREQLLKTFSGDAERELRVLAVDLGRSGACAAVYEGRTHVADVPLAINKIDKLYEALPETLEIDKRRSPEKPPPFKPDDTRGVRAEHVGRHLASMAAGASQIAEHRAAGEAAGGAGSPVTLKTHDFRGLTRHVRWMIRDWVRLNAAQVIALAERHGCDVVVFESLRGFLPGARDERDKSAMGKKRWLATFAYGAVRRKATEKAVERGMRVVTTPYHGSSQTCSACGHFQENRKLWEKNKRSGRFECQCGGDRSTSAEAPARPAQGANRAACACKASVNSDANAARVIARVFWGGDCAAQAGGKAAEVVDGVR from the coding sequence ATGTCAGAGTCTCGCTACCGGGAATCGCGGACGCTCGTACGCAGAATCTGCCGACTTCCGGGTGAAGATCGGGCGGAGTTCAAGGGAAAAGTCAGGCGGCTTCGGGCGCATTTTCAGCGATTCAACGCCGACGCGGCGGAGCTTTGCCAGTGGATCTTCGGCCTGCGGAAGAGCGGGGGCGGAAACGGCCGACCGGATCAGTTCGGGGCGCTGGGGGACTTCGTGCTGACGCCGGCGGTCGAGGGCGTCCAAGCGGATGAGGTGGAGCGCGACCGCTGGCGTTTGGCGGTGTTCGATGGGGCAGCGGGGATTCAATCACTGGCGACGTTGGGAGAACATCCGGCGCCCCGACCGCTGCGCGAGGCCGTGGCACAGGAGGTCGCGCGGGCGGCGTCGCCGACGGCGGAAAAGCTGTTCGGGCGCATGCGCCAGATGGAGGCCGGGCAGCGGCTCGTGCTGCTTAAGGCGGCGGCCGAGTGGGTGGTGGCGCGGTACCTGCGCGCCGCGGAGAACTGGCAGCGGCAGCGCGAGGAATGGGCGAAGGAGAAAACCGCCTGGGAAGCACAAGAGCCGCACGCTGCGCTGACAGCGGCGGTCCGCGACCGATTCACCGCCGTGTTCAAGGCGCTGGTGTGGGATGAGAGCAAGAAGCCGGGCGTTCGGAGCAAGCGGCCGCGCATCTGCCCGTGGAGCCGGCTGCGCGAGAACGTGGATAACTGCATCTGGGCGGGCGAGAAGGGGCACGGGCCGCTGTGCTGGGCGTATGAGGGGTTCAAGGCAAAGCGAAAGGAAATGAGCGGGAACTTCAACGAGACGCGGTTCGCCGCGGACGCCGCCGCATATGTCGAGCTACGGGCGGGTGGCCTGCCGGCGAGCCGAGCGTTGGAGAGGGTGTTCCGAGGGGGCCACGAACAACGACGATTTCAGAACAACTGGACGGCCTACCTGCAACAGATGGGGCTCAACGAGACGAGAATCATCGCTCAGAAGCGCTTGCCGCATTGCCTGAGCGTCGGCAAGTTGTTCAGGCAATCCGAGTGCCTCTTCAATCCACACACCGCGCTGTGCGAACGGTACAAGCGGGCGCTGCAGCAATTCGACGACGAAACACTGAAGCTGGAGCCGCTTTACCGCGCGTGGCGAAAGGACTATCTGGCGGGGCCCAAGAAGCCGAGCTTTCGCTACCCGTCGAGCCGCGAGCTTCCGATTCCGAAAATCTTCGGGGCCGGGTTCCACGAGATCGACCTGGAGCGGTCCGTGCTGAGGTTGCGGCTGGATGGAATGGCATCGGGGGAATGGCTCGAATTCGGGGTGGTTCCGTGGCCGCGGGGCTATGATCCGGCGCGAGAAGAAGCGAAGAGCCGAATCACGAGCGTTCACGTGCATTTCATCGGATCGCGGGCGCGGGCGGGTTTTCGCCTTGACGCGCCGCACGCCGCATCGCGCCTGGCGTGCACGCAGGACGAGCTGGACCGGCTTCGGAGCTGCGCGTTTCCGCGACGGTCGCAGGATCAGCAGTTCGTGGACGCAGCGCGGGAACAGTTGTTGAAGACGTTCAGCGGGGACGCGGAGCGCGAGCTGCGCGTTCTGGCGGTGGACCTGGGACGGAGCGGGGCGTGCGCGGCGGTCTACGAGGGGCGGACGCACGTGGCGGACGTTCCGCTGGCGATCAACAAGATCGACAAGCTCTACGAGGCGCTGCCGGAGACGTTGGAGATCGACAAGCGGCGCAGCCCGGAAAAGCCGCCGCCGTTCAAGCCGGACGACACGCGCGGCGTGCGGGCGGAGCACGTGGGGCGGCACCTGGCGTCGATGGCGGCCGGGGCGAGCCAGATCGCGGAACACCGGGCAGCGGGCGAGGCGGCCGGCGGCGCGGGGTCGCCAGTGACGCTGAAGACACACGACTTTCGCGGATTGACGCGGCACGTGCGCTGGATGATCCGTGACTGGGTGCGGCTGAATGCGGCGCAGGTGATCGCGCTGGCCGAGCGGCACGGGTGTGACGTGGTCGTGTTCGAGAGCCTGCGCGGGTTCCTGCCGGGCGCGCGGGACGAGCGCGACAAGTCGGCGATGGGCAAGAAGCGCTGGCTGGCGACGTTTGCGTACGGAGCGGTGCGACGGAAAGCGACTGAAAAGGCGGTCGAACGGGGCATGCGGGTGGTGACGACGCCGTACCACGGGTCTTCGCAGACGTGTTCGGCGTGCGGACACTTCCAGGAGAATCGGAAGTTATGGGAGAAGAACAAGCGGAGTGGGCGATTTGAGTGTCAATGCGGCGGCGACCGATCGACGAGTGCCGAAGCGCCCGCACGGCCGGCGCAGGGCGCGAATCGGGCTGCGTGCGCGTGCAAGGCGAGCGTGAACAGTGATGCGAACGCGGCGCGGGTGATCGCGCGGGTGTTCTGGGGGGGAGATTGTGCTGCGCAAGCCGGAGGAAAAGCCGCGGAAGTAGTTGACGGCGTTCGATAA